The following coding sequences lie in one Arachis hypogaea cultivar Tifrunner chromosome 4, arahy.Tifrunner.gnm2.J5K5, whole genome shotgun sequence genomic window:
- the LOC140184342 gene encoding uncharacterized protein: protein MELASPSAMATVPRVTEKRHRCCRRKPPLKPVSFGVVASCCCRNHCRDCRFMVQSLLVCVLLWSLRKWLEAEVSVAGDFELRRKGLCETFGLWICVLRIWAQKLRRIYLVIVVMLCIALDYYLLYPRLYLDIICKRDRNFIGLCL from the exons ATGGAGCTTGCATCACCGTCAGCCATGGCCACTGTGCCTCGGGTCACCGAGAAACGCCACCGCTGCTGCCGCCGGAAACCGCCACTGAAGCCGGTGTCGTTTG GAGTTGTCGCAAGTTGCTGCTGCCGGAATCACTGCCGAGACTGCCGCTTCATGGTTCAGTCACTTCTTGTTTGCG tgttgctatggtcaTTGCGAAAGTGGCTGGAAGCTGAGGTTTCGGTTGCCGGTGATTTcgagttgaggcggaaaggactctgtgagacgtttgggttatggatttgcgttttgag gatatgggcgcagaagttacgaagaatttatttagttattgttgtgatgctttgtattgctttagattattatttattgtaccctcgcctttatcttgatataatctgtaagagggataggaattttattggattatgtttgtaa